A DNA window from Portunus trituberculatus isolate SZX2019 chromosome 47, ASM1759143v1, whole genome shotgun sequence contains the following coding sequences:
- the LOC123497985 gene encoding uncharacterized protein LOC123497985, translating to MANTTTPSTLATATLGKGEQREAVDEAWIREIKMISYQVLMPVIVVLGVTINAFGLYLLRKPRMRALQCTMNLELLFGLNVAILLVNIGSIITIDGCELQSYAVALYFAHPCFTAFYAMRLFSHYVVVWLCCDRFLALWCFNLFRQMQQPRVMKLRLILTGLFCIGLQMKYFLDVEVLCMTVSDEGIVEVTNGTQLCEQGYWFIHNIYQEIEDGDTGRNVMMMVIIALGLVVPVVLVLVFSVGIVVGMVRRRIQSIAATTSTLQQAYSAIYITLALALVFFINIMLTVVYAIIYTENTKSCYASSRKEVFRAATHLLVLAEHLTLTLFLVLNQTFREELRTLLHTIKGSLCNALNCLTLTVCPSRRTRSATLNTRAVTVFHNILEGPQISPSRGETVHGAPSHN from the exons ATGGCTAATACCACCACGCCTTCCACTTTGGCCACGGCCACGCTTGGGAAGGGCGAGCAACGTGAAGCCGTGGACGAAGCGTGGATCAGAGAGATCAAGATGATAAGCTACCAGGTGCTGATGCCGGTGATAGTGGTGCTGGGAGTGACCATCAACGCTTTCGGCCTCTACTTACTTCGCAAACCACGCATGCGAGCCCTGCAGTGCACTAT GAACTTAGAGTTGCTGTTCGGTTTGAACGTGGCCATCCTTCTGGTGAATATCggcagcatcatcaccatcgatGGGTGTGAGCTACAGTCCTATGCCGTGGCGCTCTACTTCGCCCATCCTTGCTTCACGGCATTCTACGCGATGCGCCTCTTCTCCCATTACGTCGTGGTGTGGCTGTGCTGCGATCGCTTCCTCGCGCTGTGGTGTTTCAACCTGTTCCGACAAATGCAGCAACCACGGGTCATGAAGCTTCGCTTGATATTGACAGGCTTGTTCTGCATCGGATTGCAAATGAAGTACTTCCTGGATGTGGAGGTGCTGTGCATGACTGTAAGTGACGAGGGCATTGTGGAAGTCACCAATGGCACACAATTGTGCGAGCAAGGCTACTGGTTCATTCATAACATCTATCAAGAGATAGAGGACGGTGACACAGGGCgtaatgtgatgatgatggtaatcaTCGCGCTGGGCCTGGTAGTgccggtggtgttggtgttagtgttCAGTGTGGGCATTGTAGTGGGCATGGTGCGCCGCCGCATACAAAGTATCGCCGCCACCACTAGCACGCTTCAACAAGCCTACTCAGCCATCTATATAACATTGGCCCTCGCCCTCGTCTTCTTCATCAACATCATGCTCACTGTCGTTTATGCCATCATATATACCGAGAATACCAAGAGCTGCTACGCGTCGTCTCGCAAGGAGGTGTTCCGTGCAGCAACACACCTCCTCGTGCTGGCGGAACACCTCACGCTCACCCTCTTCCTGGTCCTCAATCAGACCTTCCGTGAGGAGCTGAGGACGCTGCTTCACACCATTAAGGGCAGTCTCTGCAACGCTCTCAACTGCCTCACTCTGACTGTCTGTCCCTCACGCCGGACACGCTCTGCCACGCTCAATACAAGAGCCGTAACAGTCTTCCATAACATTCTGGAAGGTCCACAGATTTCCCCATCTAGAGGTGAAACCGTCCATGGAGCGCCCTCACATAACTAG